Proteins encoded in a region of the Podospora pseudopauciseta strain CBS 411.78 chromosome 6, whole genome shotgun sequence genome:
- the LET1 gene encoding 26S protease regulatory subunit 8 (COG:O; EggNog:ENOG503NV58): MALDNYYHNKIESMQLEILKGQAVLRRLEAQRNDYNSRVRLLREELGLLQQPGSYVGEVVKVMGTKKVLVKVHPEGKYVVDIADSVDITKLTPGKRVTLLSDSYKLEKMLPSSVDPLVSLMMVEKVPDSTYDMIGGLDQQIKEIKEVIELGLKHPELFESLGIAQPKGVLLYGPPGTGKTLLARAVAHHTDCKFIRVSGSELVQKYIGEGSRMVRELFIMAREHAPSIIFMDEIDSIGSSRVEGSSGGDSEVQRTMLELLNQLDGFEPTKNIKVIMATNRLDILDPALLRPGRIDRKIEFPPPSVEARADILRIHSRKMNLTRGINLTKIAEKMNGCSGAELKGVCTEAGMYALRERRVHVTQEDFELATAKILNKHDDKEVSLAKLWR; this comes from the exons ATGGCGCTCGACAACTACTACCACAACAAGATTGAGTCGATGCAACTCGAGATCCTCAAGGGTCAAGCCGTTCTCCGTCGTCTCGAAGCCCAGCGCAATGACTACAATTCCCGGGTACGCCTGCTCAGAGAAGAGCTTGGTCTGCTACAACAACCGGGCTCGTATGTGGGCGAGGTCGTCAAGGTGATGGGCACCAAGAAGGTTCTGGTCAAGGTGCATCCCGAGGGAAAATACG TTGTTGACATTGCCGACTCGGTCGACATCACCAAACTCACACCTGGCAAGCGCGTAACCTTGCTGTCCGACTCCTACAAGCTCGAGAAGATGCTTCCTTCCTCGGTCGATCCCCTCGTATCTCTAATGATGGTCGAAAAGGTTCCCGATAGCACCTACGACATGATCGGCGGTCTCGACCAACAAATCAAGGAAATCAAGGAGGTCATCGAGCTCGGGCTCAAACATCCAGAGCTCTTTGAGTCTCTCGGCATTGCCCAACCAAAGGGTGTCCTCCTCTACGGCCCCCCTGGAACGGGAAAGACTCTTTTGGCTCGTGCGGTGGCCCATCACACAGACTGCAAGTTTATCCGTGTCTCCGGCTCTGAACTGGTTCAAAAGTACATTGGTGAGGGTTCGCGCATGGTCCGAGAGCTTTTCATCATGGCCCGTGAGCACGctccctccatcatctttATGGACGAAATCGACTCCATCGGCTCTTCCCGTGTCGAAGGGTCCTCGGGTGGCGACTCGGAAGTCCAGCGCACCATGTTGGAGCTCCTCAACCAGCTCGACGGTTTCGAGCCAACCAAGAACATCAAGGTGATTATGGCAACGAACCGTCTCGATATCCTAGACCCAGCCCTCCTGCGCCCGGGGCGCATCGACCGAAAGATCGAGTTCCCGCCCCCGAGCGTGGAAGCCAGAGCCGATATTCTGCGAATCCACAGCCGCAAAATGAACCTGACACGCGGGATCAACCTGACCAAGATTGCCGAGAAGATGAATGGCTGTTCAGGGGCCGAGTTGAAGGGCGTGTGTACCGAGGCGGGCATGTATGCCCTTCGCGAGAGGCGTGTGCATGTCACGCAGGAGGACTTTGAGCTGGCGACGGCCAAGATTCTGAACAAGCACGACGACAAGGAGGTGTCTTTGGCCAAGCTGTGGCGTTAA
- a CDS encoding hypothetical protein (BUSCO:EOG09260KWP; COG:P; EggNog:ENOG503NV4R): protein MDSSPQKDDASATDQSPTDTRRPSRYESITGQDDRMDESFQSTDTVRRKPEDSTMQSPNLASGAFTDPGQSSRTTSVTVRSPLLGPRTRPRKPAMPRRTSTTAQAPHRGGVYSVDDGIAEVEADAVERQHSYAASVRRRTHAPPSLSRVHSRDEDGPSDWPEEQHEQGSTVPGVDNGEQRLDEQVSDETPAEDDGEISDAESFTLKDRQQAINQTHPFGIRLWKPALYKKDRSVQKNAEADVHSSPGGHVSSWLLFFNIIWTLAFGWWMALFAFVGAVICFCFAAAPSGREYGRVLWGLAGYLFYPFGKFVRLEQQEAYLEEDLGEGRSISEYEQWQSGDLEYGRLFFGPDSNRSIIGRSRRSLDSEPDETESLLSRGRGRGSDSDLPRMKRRLFGRGQWNIGRVVFFLFFYFLITPSLFIVSAICWFLVFWIPMGKVTMLLFSHLRRHPLALSFESDMASARAPAGLQSSILVCTYRAVGLKYWKYTIDGTNIFLINLLAVVGFVVVDWLVLHQALGVHNFFTSSAFLFIAGLLSIIPLAYFIGQAVASISAQSSMGLGAAINAFFSTIVEVFLYCVALRQGKAQLVEGSIVGSIFAGILFLPGLSMCCGAIKRKTQRFNSRSAGVTSTMLLFAVIAAFGPTLFYQIYGTHELTCQDCTNFDHPNRGGGALRDCRRCYFSQTPAINDRFYLQAVRPYCYLAAGMLFLSYAIGLWFTLRTHAAVIWNTDVDEKKHEDQPTGHSTTRPSHTMSVGDASGADIRDSHLYKRILGQSLRQVGHIPKLDEQSRNSSTLSAGKVNGTPHVVPPKSTSYGTETLGTNMNIPGFSDAENNNLVHQVAEIAATAATVAARNVQRPRQMSHHASTVSAAGHGSASGSRSGASRPTTVSIGEDLGESGAGSGGHGGHDAPNWSRLKSSVILMVATVLYAIVAEILVDTVDVVLENFEIDEKFLGITLFALVPNTTEFLNAISFAMNGNIALSMEIGSAYALQVCLLQIPALVLFSALYPPVGVPMEDVAKFTFSLLFPQWDMVTVILCVFLLSYMYGEGKSNYFKGSILLLSYLVVIIGFYFSGYGTSFESPQSTVSRFDTMGSDGQWMSYKYKTVGRSTSGVAF, encoded by the exons ATGGATTCTAGCCCACAGAAAGATGACGCCTCGGCGACCGACCAATCCCCAACAGACACCCGCCGCCCATCACGGTACGAGTCCATCACCGGTCAAGACGATCGCATGGATGAGAGCTTCCAGTCGACGGATACTGTGCGGAGAAAGCCAGAAG ACTCAACCATGCAAAGCCCGAACCTGGCCAGCGGCGCATTTACAGACCCGGGCCAGTCCAGTCGAACCACATCAGTCACCGTACGCTCGCCATTGCTAGGCCCGCGAACACGCCCACGAAAACCCGCCATGCCGCGTCGTACATCGACGACAGCCCAGGCACCGCACCGAGGAGGTGTGTACTCGGTTGACGACGGTATCGCCGAGGTCGAGGCGGATGCTGTCGAGCGCCAGCACAGCTATGCCGCCTCTGTTCGGAGACGCACCCATGCTCCACCGTCGCTCTCGCGAGTCCATTCCAGGGACGAGGATGGCCCCAGCGACTGGCCCGAAGAACAGCACGAACAAGGCAGCACGGTGCCGGGGGTCGACAACGGTGAGCAGCGTTTGGACGAGCAGGTTTCGGACGAGACTCCGGCCGAGGATGACGGCGAAATCAGCGACGCCGAAAGCTTCACCCTCAAGGACCGCCAACAAGCGATTAACCAAACCCATCCGTTTGGCATCAGGCTATGGAAACCAGCTCTGTACAAGAAGGATCGTTCGGTGCAAAAGAACGCCGAGGCAGACGTGCATTCGTCGCCGGGTGGGCACGTTAGCAGCTGGCTACTGTTCTTCAACATCATATGGACCCTCGCCtttggttggtggatggCTCTGTTCGCCTTTGTCGGCGCCGTCATCTGCTTCtgctttgctgctgcccccaGCGGCCGGGAGTACGGCCGTGTCTTGTGGGGTCTGGCAGGGTATTTGTTTTACCCCTTTGGCAAGTTTGTGCGTCtggagcagcaggaggcTTACCTGGAGGAAGACTTGGGCGAAGGCAGGAGCATCAGCGAGTATGAGCAATGGCAAAGCGGCGACCTCGAGTATGGCCGGCTCTTCTTTGGCCCAGACAGTAACCGCTCCATCATTGGCCGATCCCGCAGGAGTCTTGATTCGGAACCGGACGAGACAGAGAGCCTTTTGTCGAGGGGCCGTGGGCGAGGTTCGGATTCTGATCTGCCACGGATGAAGCGACGCTTGTTTGGCCGTGGTCAGTGGAACATCGGTCgtgtcgtcttcttccttttcttttacttcctGATCACGCCCTCTCTGTTCATCGTGTCGGCCATCTGCTggtttttggtgttttggatTCCCATGGGCAAGGTCACAATGCTCTTGTTTTCGCATCTCCGCCGCCATCCACTAGCACTGTCCTTCGAGTCCGATATGGCCTCTGCCAGAGCACCGGCTGGTCTCCAGTCTTCGATTCTGGTCTGCACCTATCGAGCTGTCGGCCTCAAATATTGGAAATACACGATTGACGGAACGAACATCTTTCTGATCAACCTCTTGGCCGTGGTCGGTTTTGTCGTTGTGGACTGGCTTGTGTTGCATCAGGCCCTGGGCGTCCACAACTTCTTCACCTCGTCGGCCTTCTTGTTCATTGCCGGCCTGCTGTCCATCATTCCCCTTGCCTACTTTATTGGCCAGGCTGTCGCATCCATCTCGGCCCAGTCCTCCATGGGTCTTGGTGCTGCCATcaacgccttcttctccaccattGTCGAGGTCTTTCTCTACTGCGTGGCTCTGCGCCAGGGCAAGGCTCAGCTCGTAGAAGGCAGCATTGTTGGCAGCATCTTTGCCGGCATCCTATTCCTCCCCGGTCTTTCCATGTGTTGCGGAGCCATCAAGCGCAAAACCCAGCGCTTCAACTCGAGATCGGCCGGCGTGACATCGACCATGCTCCTCTTTGCCGTCATCGCCGCGTTTGGCCCGACTCTGTTTTACCAAATCTACGGAACCCACGAACTGACCTGCCAGGACTGCACCAACTTTGACCACCCTAACCGGGGCGGCGGTGCTCTTCGGGACTGCCGCCGTTGTTACTTTTCGCAGACGCCTGCTATTAATGATCGTTTCTATCTCCAGGCGGTGCGTCCCTACTGCTACCTTGCCGCGGGCATGTTATTCTTGTCATACGCTATTGGCCTCTGGTTTACGCTCCGCACGCACGCCGCCGTCATCTGGAACACTGACGTGGACGAGAAGAAGCACGAGGATCAGCCCACTGGCCATAGCACAACCCGGCCATCACACACCATGTCTGTCGGCGACGCCAGCGGTGCCGACATTCGCGACTCCCATTTGTACAAGCGCATTCTCGGTCAATCCCTGCGTCAGGTCGGGCATATCCCCAAGCTGGATGAGCAGTCTCGCAACAGCTCAACCTTGTCGGCAGGTAAGGTCAATGGAACTCCGCATGTCGTCCCTCCCAAATCCACCAGCTACGGAACGGAAACGCTGGGTACCAACATGAATATCCCGGGATTCAGTGATGCCGAGAATAACAACCTCGTCCATCAGGTGGCAGAGATTGCCGCCACCGCGGCAACAGTGGCGGCGAGAAATGTGCAGAGGCCCCGACAGATGTCTCATCATGCCTCTACCGTTTCGGCCGCTGGTCATGGATCTGCTTCTGGAAGCCGTTCGGGCGCCTCTCGTCCCACTACAGTCTCGATCGGCGAGGATCTCGGGGAGTCTGGCGCGGGATCGGGTGGCCACGGCGGTCATGACGCGCCCAACTGGAGCCGTCTGAAGAGTTCCGTCATTTTGATGGTTGCCACGGTTCTCTACGCCATTGTTGCCGAGATCTTGGTCGACACAGTGGATGTTGTTCTGGAAAATTTTGAGATTGACGAAAAGTTCCTCGGGATCACGCTCTTTGCGCTTGTGCCCAACACCACTGAGTTCCTGAACGCCATTTCGTTTGCCATGAACGGCAACATTGCCCTGTCCATGGAGATTGGTTCCGCCTACGCCCTCCAGGTCTGCCTCCTGCAGATTCCGGCACTCGTCTTGTTTTCAGCCCTCTATCCTCCCGTCGGCGTTCCCATGGAGGATGTCGCCAAGTTCACCTTCAGTCTGCTTTTCCCGCAGTGGGACATGGTGACGGTGATCCTGTGCGTCTTCTTGCTCAGTTACATGTACGGCGAAGGAAAGAGCAATTACTTCAAGGGCAGCATCCTGTTGCTCAGCTATCTGGTGGTGATCATCGGCTTCTACTTTAGCGGCTACGGAACTAGTTTTGAGAGCCCGCAGAGCACTGTCAGCCGATTCGACACAATGGGTAGTGACGGTCAGTGGATGAGCTACAAGTACAAGACGGTCGGAAGGAGTACGTCTGGTGTGGCTTTTTGA
- a CDS encoding hypothetical protein (MEROPS:MER0003037; COG:O; EggNog:ENOG503NV31) — protein sequence MVSLTDLFLASLLVPTSLGSALPPRIIDTIDQRGGRVTLKQVRNPRGHKAFNPARATYRTFLKYGVPAPDYIKKAVAHIDEEQEEAFARIKRDTGSAAAIPINEVDIAYVTPVTIGTPPQTLMLDLDTGSSDLWVFSSLTPSNQVRGQEIYSPTKSSTSKLLSGHTWSIRYGDGSGSRGTVYTDNFTIGGLEVKSQAVQAALEVSSSFTQEQSLDGLVGLGFSALNTVRPSSQLTFFDNARPNLDEEVFTADLKYHATGSYDFGFIDSKKYAGNITYTAVQQSPGYWTHSLSGYSVGSGAFQASQISGISDTGTTLLYLPTAIVTAYYRQVQGAQNSQYYGGYVFPCSSTLPTFTFGIEGARFTIPASYINYTRISPTSTTCYGGLQSSSGLGINIFGDVALKAAFVVFSGTNPPRIGFAIKPLAS from the exons ATGGTGTCTCTTACTGATCTCTTTCTCGCTTCCCTTTTGGTGCCAACCAGCCTTGGCTCTGCCCTGCCACCTCGGATCATCGATACGATTGACCAAAGGGGTGGACGGGTCACCTTGAAGCAAGTGCGCAATCCGCGTGGCCACAAAGCTTTCAACCCGGCCAGGGCAACATACAGAACCTTTCTCAAATACGGTGTCCCAGCTCCTGATTACATCAAGAAGGCAGTCGCCCATATCGACGAGGAACAAGAGGAGGCTTTTGCAAGGATAAAACGCGACACGGGCTCGGCGGCTGCCATACCCATCAACGAGGTAGACATTGCGTATGTCACTCCCGTCACCATTGGAACGCCCCCACAGACGCTCATGCTCGACTTGGACACTGGATCCTCGGATCTGTGGGTTTTCAGTAGCTTGACACCAAGCAACCAGGTCAGGGGCCAAGAGATTTACAGTCCCACCAAGTCGAGCACATCCAAGCTCCTCAGCGGCCACACATGGAGTATTAGATATGGAGATGGGTCCGGTTCTCGTGGCACTGTATACACGGACAACTTCACCATTGGCGGGCTTGAAGTGAAGAGCCAAGCTGTCCAAGCAGCCCTGGAGGTCTCCTCCAGTTTCACCCAGGAGCAAAGTCTCGACGGGCTTGTCGGTCTGGGCTTTTCGGCCCTCAACACTGTACGGCCAAGTAGCCAGTTGACCTTTTTCGACAACGCGCGACCAAAtcttgatgaggaggttttCACAGCCGATCTCAAGTATCACGCCA CCGGCAGTTACGACTTTGGTTTCATTGACAGCAAGAAATACGCCGGAAACATCACCTACACGGCTGTTCAACAGTCGCCCGGGTACTGGACTCACTCGCTGTCTGGGTATTCTGTTGGATCCGGGGCGTTTCAGGCATCGCAAATCAGCGGAATCAGTGACACCGGTACTACATTGCTGTACCTCCCTACAGCTATCGTTACGGCATACTACCGCCAAGTCCAAGGAGCACAAAACTCCCAATACTACGGCGGCTACGTCTTCCCTTGTTCCAGCACGCTCCCCACATTCACTTTTGGCATTGAAGGTGCCAGGTTCACCATTCCTGCTTCATACATCAACTACACACGCATTTCCCCGACTTCCACGACGTGCTATGGCGGCTTACAGAGCAGCTCGGGTTTGGGGATCAATATCTTTGGCGATGTCGCGCTGAAAGCTGCGTTTGTGGTGTTCAGTGGGACGAACCCGCCCCGAATTGGATTTGCTATCAAGCCATTGGCATCTTGA
- a CDS encoding hypothetical protein (COG:S; EggNog:ENOG503PDKN) produces the protein MLTKALLPVLILAATAAAGPVHVVHRRALEIISAREVLAGEEDPAVEDSTAEPAPTPTPKPILSRDGVCWNSILDLEWSISQLEYESSVVTVSGKEPDAWAYLSFTLSNTATTYTADCTAASNTNSDIGFFDGEQEYLCSVGEGAPEGSQVAFRFNKEAGSLAIQEVIPCSEGDISGTFITRGTTQVTLSCSEAVSENEDFTNTEVNCEPVDASLWPYQVVGLNED, from the exons ATGTTGACCAAAGCTCTGCTTCCTGTCCTTATCTTGGCAGccacggctgctgctggaccGGTCCATGTTGTTCATCGCCGTGCCCTCGAGATCATCTCGGCCCGTGAAGTACttgctggagaggaggaccCTGCGGTGGAGGACAGCACCGCAGAACCAGCTCCAACTCCCACCCCAAAGCCGATTCTCTCTAGAGATGGAGTGTGTTGGAATTCCatccttgaccttgaatgGTCCATCTCGCAGCTTGAATACGAATCGTCTGTCGTCACAGTTTCCGGCAAAGAACCCGATGCATGGGCTTATctctccttcaccttgaGCAACACCGCCACCACATACACCGCCGACTGCACCGCGGCCAGCAATACTAATTCTGATATCGGTTTCTTTGACGGCGAGCAAGAGTATCTGTGTTCTGTGGGTGAAGGCGCCCCAGAAGGATCTCAAGTTGCCTTCAGGTTCAATAAAGAAGCCGGTTCGCTGGCGATCCAGGAGGTTATCCCTTGCAGCGAAGGAGATATTTC TGGGACGTTTATCACCCGGGGAACGACTCAAGTAACCCTCTCCTGCTCGGAGGCTGTCAGCGAGAATGAGGACTTCACCAACACCGAAGTCAACTGCGAGCCTGTAGATGCATCACTGTGGCCTTACCAGGTCGTAGGGTTAAACGAGGATTGA